One genomic window of Candidatus Nitrospira inopinata includes the following:
- a CDS encoding BrnT family toxin, protein MDFEFDASKSQANFEKHGIDFVEAQLLWEDEDRLEIPARTEDEPRYVVIAALGQKLWSAFFTYRKGRIRLISVRRARKEERKLYYESQGSR, encoded by the coding sequence ATGGATTTTGAGTTTGATGCTTCGAAGAGCCAGGCCAACTTCGAAAAGCACGGAATCGATTTCGTGGAGGCGCAACTTCTGTGGGAAGACGAGGACCGGCTCGAAATCCCGGCGCGAACCGAAGACGAACCCAGATATGTTGTCATTGCGGCTCTCGGGCAGAAGTTGTGGTCGGCCTTTTTTACTTATCGGAAGGGACGCATTCGGTTGATTTCAGTCCGAAGAGCCAGAAAAGAAGAGAGGAAACTGTACTATGAAAGCCAAGGATCTCGATAA
- the pal gene encoding peptidoglycan-associated lipoprotein Pal, which translates to MTTQVTGRLFLGVLALTVMAGCTGKRVTTAVEGQAIPSAPSPTASAERETRQPSAGGPPAAAPSTEERRIAQEPIVTAPPSEPAPAPSQPQAELADIYFDYDQHIIRGDAQSVLETNAAWFKAGPDGTVLIEGHCDERGTSAYNLVLGERRAAAAKRYLQDLGVAPSRLKIVSYGKERPFCTEHSEACWQSNRRAHFRLQ; encoded by the coding sequence ATGACGACACAAGTGACGGGTCGGTTGTTCCTGGGGGTGTTGGCATTGACAGTTATGGCTGGATGCACGGGCAAGAGGGTGACGACGGCGGTGGAGGGGCAGGCGATTCCGTCCGCTCCGTCTCCGACGGCTTCCGCCGAGCGAGAGACAAGGCAACCATCGGCGGGCGGACCACCGGCCGCGGCGCCTTCAACAGAAGAGAGGCGTATCGCTCAAGAGCCGATCGTGACCGCGCCTCCTTCAGAGCCTGCTCCCGCGCCATCCCAACCGCAGGCGGAGTTGGCGGACATTTATTTCGACTACGATCAACATATCATTCGAGGCGACGCGCAATCGGTGTTGGAAACCAACGCCGCATGGTTCAAGGCAGGGCCCGATGGCACGGTGTTGATTGAGGGGCATTGCGATGAGCGAGGCACAAGTGCGTACAATCTCGTTCTGGGAGAGCGGCGCGCTGCTGCCGCCAAACGATATTTGCAGGACTTGGGCGTGGCGCCGTCTCGGCTCAAGATCGTCAGCTACGGGAAGGAGCGACCGTTTTGCACGGAGCACAGTGAGGCCTGTTGGCAGTCCAATCGGCGGGCGCATTTCAGACTGCAGTAA
- a CDS encoding sigma-54-dependent transcriptional regulator produces the protein MTEEWGAILVVDDDADMRELAQDMLKDRGHQVSVAGSGEEALKLLAEEDYAVVLTDLRMKGMQGLELLNQIKREYPEVNVVLMTAFGSVDTAVEAMKHGASDYLTKPVKKDELIRVVERVIREAALRREVDRLRKEVRKEYSFHQILGKSKAIQAVFDLIRRVADSPTNVLITGESGTGKELVAKAIHYNSSRKEAPFVPVNCAAIPEQLLESELFGHMRGAFTDAKVDKRGLFEEAQKGTLFLDEISELPLMLQAKLLRAIQEKEIRRVGATKPIAVDVRIIAATNLNLADEVKNKRFREDLYYRLNVIELKLPPLRERREDIPLLVDAFLKKCAETGGKPVKGISEAALAMLIDYAWPGNVRELENVIERAVTLSRGDKVSPDDLPPAVQGARGDRRVLDEAAEKSLPLHEVEKEYIKKILEKTGGNKYQAAHVLGIDRKTLYRKLAEIEGKPHPED, from the coding sequence ATGACCGAAGAATGGGGCGCGATCCTGGTCGTCGATGACGATGCCGACATGCGGGAATTGGCCCAGGACATGTTGAAAGATCGAGGGCATCAGGTTTCCGTGGCTGGAAGCGGCGAAGAAGCCTTGAAGCTCCTGGCGGAAGAAGATTACGCCGTGGTGCTGACGGATCTTCGGATGAAAGGCATGCAGGGGCTCGAACTGCTCAATCAAATCAAACGAGAGTATCCGGAGGTCAACGTGGTGCTCATGACCGCGTTCGGCTCGGTGGATACCGCCGTCGAAGCGATGAAGCACGGCGCGAGCGACTATCTCACCAAACCGGTGAAGAAAGACGAGCTGATCCGGGTCGTCGAGCGGGTGATCAGAGAAGCGGCGCTCCGGAGAGAAGTGGACCGGCTCCGCAAGGAAGTGCGCAAGGAATACAGTTTTCACCAGATCTTGGGCAAGAGTAAAGCGATTCAGGCGGTGTTTGATTTGATTCGCCGGGTGGCCGACAGCCCGACCAACGTGTTGATCACGGGGGAAAGCGGGACCGGAAAGGAGCTGGTCGCCAAGGCGATTCACTACAACAGCAGCCGCAAGGAGGCGCCGTTTGTCCCCGTCAACTGCGCCGCGATTCCGGAACAACTGTTGGAAAGCGAGTTGTTCGGGCACATGCGGGGAGCGTTTACCGACGCCAAGGTGGACAAACGGGGGCTGTTCGAGGAAGCGCAGAAGGGGACGTTGTTTCTCGACGAGATCAGCGAGCTGCCGCTCATGTTGCAGGCCAAGCTGTTGCGGGCGATCCAGGAAAAAGAAATCCGGCGGGTCGGCGCCACCAAGCCGATCGCGGTGGATGTGCGGATCATCGCGGCGACCAATCTTAATCTGGCCGACGAAGTGAAGAACAAGCGGTTCCGCGAAGACCTCTACTATCGGCTCAACGTCATTGAATTAAAACTGCCTCCCCTGCGTGAGCGGCGGGAGGACATTCCGTTGCTGGTCGATGCGTTTTTGAAGAAGTGCGCCGAGACGGGAGGAAAACCGGTCAAAGGGATCAGCGAAGCGGCGTTGGCAATGTTGATCGACTATGCCTGGCCGGGCAATGTGCGCGAGCTCGAAAACGTGATCGAACGGGCCGTCACGTTGAGCCGCGGAGACAAGGTGTCTCCGGATGATTTGCCCCCGGCGGTGCAAGGGGCGCGCGGCGACCGCCGGGTGCTGGACGAAGCGGCGGAGAAGAGTCTGCCCTTGCACGAGGTCGAAAAAGAATACATTAAAAAGATCCTCGAAAAGACCGGCGGCAACAAGTATCAGGCCGCCCACGTTCTGGGCATCGATCGCAAGACCCTCTATCGCAAGCTTGCCGAAATCGAAGGGAAACCTCACCCGGAAGACTAG
- the brnA gene encoding type II toxin-antitoxin system BrnA family antitoxin, translated as MKAKDLDKMFDDRKDITPHLTLSKARRPGHEQRRVNVDFPSWMIESLDAQASRLGVTRQSVIKLWIAERLKEETRKAS; from the coding sequence ATGAAAGCCAAGGATCTCGATAAGATGTTTGATGACAGGAAGGATATTACACCTCACCTGACCCTCTCGAAAGCCCGCCGCCCAGGACATGAACAGAGACGTGTGAATGTCGATTTCCCCAGTTGGATGATCGAATCACTGGATGCCCAGGCGAGCCGCCTTGGAGTGACGAGACAATCGGTTATCAAACTTTGGATTGCCGAGCGGTTGAAAGAGGAAACAAGGAAAGCAAGCTAA
- a CDS encoding AMP-binding protein yields the protein MYGPRWSTLQALAQHLSSHGEQTAIVAFHKQEVETRSFAGLSEDVRRLAAGLLQAGLQPGEPVALYAPNRPEWITACLALLYTGAIPVPVDSQSAGQELAHIIRDCDAHRLVTVRSLVERLVSLDLHEGRSLILLDADERDPRSFRRLFGPPIDPGCVVKPEDHALLFYTSGVSGRPKGVPLTHANVISNLEALIEILVYQPDERVLLPLPLHHVYPFMAGFLAPCALGLPIILPHSLTGPQLLRSLRDGRVTAIIGVPRLYSALYAAIEERLRRNGRAVATLVHGLLALSTLLARRYGLRLGEWLFAPIRKQVAPHLRTLVYGGAAMPSDLAWRLAGLGWQVAGGYGLTETSPILTLTLPGSRVIDTAGKPLPNVRLRIAEADPETGQGEIQAKGPNVFAGYRHLPDKTAEVFTEDGWFRTGDLGYIDREGYLHIVGRASSRITLPGGEKIWPERIEQVLDEAPSVRESAVLARDGRLVGIVVPRVTSFHEEERDGLIRTIRAELDERLRQVPSYCRLTECVISFDPLPRTRLGKLQRHKLADLFEAKKQEEARPLVEAGPIAIESMAPEDRQLLEDQVALAVWKWLGARFPKVRLTPDTHMTLDLGLDSLAWLALTLELRDRLGVDLHEEAIARIGTVRDLLREAVEAEQVMRGAPGGTSDPVLQLKQPESLLDQRQRQWLKERGWALRGLGTVIFRVVRRLMRTVFLLEVKGRERIGRLEGPCIVISNHASVLDPLAIIAAFPDGVLHRTYWGGWTGIMFKNPLMRLISRAVQVLPIDQSGRPLADVALGAAALARGYNLVWFPEGGRSRDGMLQPFQSGIGLLVAAYPVPIIPVWIRGTFEALPTGGRWPRRRPVTILFGEPIDPAILDSPESGADRYQRIAAMLHDRVALLGRETAPF from the coding sequence ATGTACGGACCCAGGTGGAGCACCCTCCAGGCGCTGGCTCAGCACCTGTCGAGCCATGGAGAGCAGACGGCGATCGTCGCCTTCCACAAACAGGAGGTCGAGACCAGGTCGTTTGCGGGCCTATCGGAAGACGTCAGGCGGCTAGCAGCCGGTCTGCTGCAAGCAGGTCTGCAACCAGGCGAGCCGGTGGCGCTTTATGCGCCCAATCGGCCCGAATGGATCACCGCCTGTCTGGCGCTGCTCTATACCGGCGCGATCCCGGTCCCGGTCGATTCTCAATCGGCCGGTCAGGAGCTTGCCCACATCATCCGCGACTGTGACGCGCACCGGCTTGTGACCGTTCGATCATTGGTTGAGCGGTTGGTGAGCCTCGATCTTCACGAAGGGCGCTCCCTTATTCTGTTGGATGCCGATGAGCGTGATCCGCGAAGCTTCAGGCGGCTCTTTGGCCCCCCGATCGACCCGGGCTGTGTTGTCAAGCCAGAGGATCACGCGCTGTTGTTTTATACGTCGGGGGTCAGTGGACGGCCCAAGGGCGTGCCCCTGACTCACGCCAATGTGATCTCCAATCTCGAGGCGCTGATCGAGATCCTCGTCTATCAGCCGGATGAACGGGTGCTCCTCCCGTTGCCGTTGCACCATGTCTATCCGTTCATGGCGGGGTTCCTCGCGCCCTGTGCGCTTGGCTTGCCCATCATTCTTCCTCACTCCTTGACCGGTCCCCAACTGCTCCGCTCGCTACGAGACGGTCGTGTCACGGCGATCATCGGCGTCCCGCGTCTCTATTCCGCTCTCTACGCCGCGATCGAGGAGCGGCTCCGTCGGAATGGACGAGCGGTTGCAACGCTTGTTCACGGACTCCTCGCGCTCTCCACCCTGTTGGCCAGGCGGTATGGCCTGCGTCTTGGTGAGTGGCTGTTCGCGCCCATCAGAAAACAGGTGGCGCCCCACCTTCGAACATTAGTGTACGGAGGGGCGGCGATGCCCTCGGATCTTGCCTGGCGATTGGCCGGCCTGGGCTGGCAGGTGGCGGGAGGCTACGGGCTGACGGAGACCTCTCCAATCCTCACCTTGACCCTGCCGGGCAGTCGCGTGATCGACACGGCCGGCAAACCGCTCCCCAATGTTCGCCTCCGTATCGCGGAGGCTGACCCGGAAACCGGTCAAGGAGAAATTCAAGCCAAGGGCCCCAACGTCTTCGCCGGCTATCGGCATTTGCCGGACAAAACGGCGGAGGTCTTCACAGAAGACGGCTGGTTCCGGACGGGAGACTTGGGATACATCGACCGGGAAGGCTACCTCCACATCGTGGGGCGCGCCTCGTCCCGCATCACCTTACCGGGAGGGGAAAAGATCTGGCCTGAAAGAATCGAACAGGTTCTGGACGAAGCTCCTTCCGTGCGGGAATCAGCGGTCTTGGCTCGTGACGGTCGGCTGGTCGGCATCGTCGTGCCGCGCGTCACGTCCTTTCATGAAGAAGAGCGTGATGGTTTGATCCGGACCATTCGCGCCGAGTTGGATGAGCGGTTGCGCCAGGTACCGTCCTATTGTCGCCTCACGGAATGTGTCATCAGTTTTGATCCATTGCCTCGCACCAGGCTGGGCAAGCTTCAGCGACATAAACTGGCGGATCTGTTTGAGGCAAAGAAACAAGAAGAGGCACGTCCCCTTGTCGAAGCTGGGCCAATCGCGATCGAGTCGATGGCGCCGGAGGATCGGCAATTACTGGAAGACCAGGTCGCGCTGGCCGTCTGGAAATGGCTGGGCGCACGGTTTCCCAAGGTAAGATTGACCCCGGATACGCACATGACGCTCGATCTCGGCTTGGATTCGCTGGCCTGGCTCGCTCTGACGCTGGAGCTGCGTGATCGGCTCGGCGTTGATCTGCACGAAGAAGCCATCGCCCGCATCGGCACGGTGCGGGATCTGTTACGCGAAGCCGTGGAGGCGGAGCAGGTCATGAGAGGGGCGCCCGGAGGGACGTCCGATCCGGTCCTGCAACTCAAACAGCCTGAATCCTTACTGGATCAACGGCAGCGGCAATGGCTGAAAGAACGAGGATGGGCGCTGCGAGGGCTGGGCACGGTCATATTTCGTGTGGTCCGCCGGCTCATGCGAACGGTGTTTTTGCTCGAAGTGAAAGGACGCGAGCGGATCGGACGACTGGAAGGGCCCTGCATCGTGATCTCCAACCATGCCAGCGTACTCGATCCCTTGGCGATCATCGCGGCTTTTCCCGATGGGGTCTTGCATCGGACCTATTGGGGAGGATGGACCGGCATTATGTTCAAAAATCCTCTCATGCGGTTGATCAGCCGCGCGGTTCAGGTGTTGCCCATTGATCAAAGCGGCAGGCCCTTGGCCGATGTCGCCCTGGGGGCGGCGGCCCTTGCACGTGGCTACAACCTCGTCTGGTTTCCGGAGGGGGGACGCTCGCGAGATGGCATGCTCCAGCCCTTTCAGTCGGGAATCGGCTTGTTGGTGGCTGCCTACCCGGTTCCCATCATCCCGGTTTGGATTCGAGGAACCTTTGAAGCCCTGCCGACCGGTGGCCGGTGGCCGCGCCGACGACCTGTCACGATCCTCTTTGGCGAACCGATCGACCCCGCCATCCTGGATAGTCCCGAAAGCGGAGCCGATCGCTACCAACGGATCGCCGCGATGCTCCATGACCGTGTCGCGTTGTTGGGGCGGGAGACTGCTCCTTTTTAG
- a CDS encoding YajG family lipoprotein, producing the protein MKQTWMSWIGGVGLATIVGCAGTGEVIPIHLRGVAQTTEKAAVQPQPVRVAIGPFEDGRQHRTNLGVRTHLWGGVSYFDVPGSKLTEAVTQALKEHLVAKGWQVVSTQGGDQKGGKTEADVILAGRVEDCAVHAKSGFGFTAITARAKVTIQATNVADGSVVRMVLNGKGAEDVFWFDPEDVEAVINEVLADSFSRLIQDTTVDQRKLRLKASLTVS; encoded by the coding sequence GTGAAACAGACCTGGATGTCATGGATTGGGGGAGTGGGGCTTGCGACCATCGTCGGATGCGCCGGGACGGGCGAGGTGATTCCCATTCATCTGCGCGGAGTGGCTCAGACAACCGAAAAGGCGGCCGTTCAGCCTCAGCCGGTACGGGTCGCCATCGGACCGTTTGAAGACGGCCGCCAGCACCGGACCAACTTGGGAGTGCGGACCCATCTATGGGGAGGAGTCAGTTATTTCGACGTTCCCGGGAGCAAGCTCACGGAGGCGGTGACGCAGGCCTTGAAGGAACACCTGGTGGCCAAGGGCTGGCAGGTGGTCTCCACCCAAGGCGGCGATCAAAAAGGTGGCAAAACGGAGGCGGACGTGATCCTGGCCGGAAGGGTTGAGGACTGTGCCGTCCATGCCAAGAGCGGGTTCGGATTCACTGCGATCACGGCGCGTGCCAAGGTGACGATCCAGGCCACGAACGTGGCCGACGGCAGTGTGGTGCGGATGGTGCTGAACGGGAAAGGGGCCGAGGACGTCTTCTGGTTCGACCCCGAAGACGTGGAAGCCGTCATCAACGAGGTCTTGGCCGACAGTTTCAGCCGATTGATACAGGATACGACGGTCGATCAACGAAAGCTGCGACTCAAAGCGTCGCTCACCGTATCATAA
- a CDS encoding PAS domain S-box protein, which produces MGRRIMRVAPMMVATVTIVVLLIDALAPLEMATAMLYVLPLLLTFILPGRSLPLAYAALATVLVWAVFLLKPTAQTAPYALFNRALGTVVLWMIATGLVRYKRAQDELKSERVERAHAEGLMIEAQQASSQATEAALGAAAGLRMAEEKLLASQLRLDSIIQSAMDAVITTDHEQRVVLFNRAAEQMFGCSAEEAVGNSLDRFLPARFREAHRQQVRAFGQSNVTSRKMGKLGTVMGLRSNGEEFPIEAAISHVSVEGKRYYTVILRDITEHQRVVEELRRQHAFIEAVLETAGALVVVLDREGRILRFNRACEQATGYSSEEVTGKTVWSLLLAPEEVESVKAVFDRLVAGELRNEHEHDWVGKDGRRRRIAWANTVITDSSGHADYVVAAGIDVTELKQIQEQLRRTERIAELGTLASGMAHEIGTPMNVILGRAEYMMDRVGDESIKKGLKTIIAQVERITRVMNQLLAFARRKPPERRPLHLKDIVEDGIELFRERLDRNHVTVELTVDDRCPSVMADADQMSQVFINLVANAIHAMPAGGTLRIGLAQDQNSVTLTVADTGHGIPQEMLPKVFEPFFTTKEFGKGTGLGLTVVKGIIDEHQGTITVESEEGKGTTFTVSLPKSL; this is translated from the coding sequence ATGGGGCGTCGAATCATGCGCGTGGCACCGATGATGGTCGCGACCGTCACGATCGTCGTCTTGCTGATCGATGCGCTGGCGCCGCTCGAAATGGCGACCGCGATGCTCTATGTCCTCCCGTTACTCCTGACGTTCATCTTGCCAGGCCGGTCTCTCCCGCTCGCCTATGCCGCCTTGGCGACGGTGCTCGTTTGGGCCGTCTTTTTGCTTAAGCCGACGGCGCAGACGGCTCCCTATGCGTTGTTCAACCGAGCGCTGGGCACGGTGGTCCTCTGGATGATCGCGACGGGACTGGTCCGTTACAAGCGCGCGCAAGACGAACTCAAGTCCGAGCGAGTCGAACGAGCCCATGCCGAAGGGCTGATGATCGAGGCGCAGCAGGCCAGCTCCCAGGCGACCGAAGCGGCGCTGGGGGCCGCCGCCGGCCTGCGAATGGCCGAAGAAAAACTGTTGGCCAGTCAACTGCGGCTGGACAGCATCATCCAATCCGCCATGGACGCCGTCATTACCACGGATCACGAGCAGAGGGTCGTGTTGTTCAACCGGGCGGCCGAGCAGATGTTCGGGTGTTCCGCGGAAGAGGCCGTCGGGAATTCCCTTGATCGCTTCCTGCCGGCCCGGTTCCGCGAGGCGCATCGACAGCAAGTGCGGGCGTTCGGGCAATCCAACGTGACGAGCCGAAAAATGGGCAAGTTGGGGACGGTGATGGGACTCCGCTCCAACGGCGAAGAGTTCCCCATCGAGGCGGCGATTTCGCACGTCTCCGTCGAGGGCAAGCGCTACTATACCGTCATTCTCCGCGACATCACCGAGCACCAACGGGTGGTGGAGGAACTGCGGAGGCAGCACGCGTTCATCGAGGCGGTCTTGGAAACCGCGGGCGCGTTGGTCGTCGTGTTGGATCGAGAAGGCAGGATTCTCCGCTTCAATCGCGCCTGCGAACAGGCGACCGGCTATAGTTCGGAAGAAGTGACGGGGAAAACGGTCTGGAGTCTTCTGTTGGCGCCCGAAGAGGTCGAGTCGGTCAAAGCGGTGTTCGATCGCCTTGTGGCGGGAGAGCTTCGCAATGAGCACGAGCATGATTGGGTGGGCAAAGACGGCAGGAGACGGCGCATCGCATGGGCGAACACGGTGATCACCGATTCATCGGGGCACGCGGACTACGTTGTGGCGGCCGGAATCGACGTGACGGAGCTCAAACAGATTCAGGAGCAGCTCCGGAGGACCGAGCGGATCGCGGAGCTCGGCACGCTCGCCTCCGGCATGGCGCACGAAATCGGCACGCCGATGAACGTGATTTTGGGCCGCGCCGAATACATGATGGACCGTGTCGGCGATGAGTCGATCAAGAAGGGACTGAAAACGATCATCGCGCAGGTGGAGCGAATCACGAGAGTGATGAATCAATTGCTGGCGTTCGCCCGCCGCAAGCCGCCGGAGCGGAGGCCGCTCCACCTGAAGGACATCGTCGAAGACGGCATCGAGCTGTTTCGAGAACGGCTCGATCGGAACCATGTGACGGTGGAATTGACGGTGGACGATCGGTGTCCGAGCGTGATGGCCGACGCGGATCAAATGAGCCAGGTGTTCATCAATTTGGTGGCGAACGCCATCCACGCCATGCCGGCGGGGGGAACCTTGCGAATCGGATTGGCCCAGGATCAAAACTCGGTCACGCTCACGGTGGCCGATACGGGGCACGGGATTCCGCAAGAGATGCTGCCGAAGGTGTTCGAGCCGTTCTTCACGACGAAAGAATTCGGCAAGGGAACCGGTCTTGGATTGACCGTCGTCAAGGGGATCATCGACGAACATCAGGGCACGATTACCGTCGAAAGCGAGGAGGGAAAGGGGACGACGTTTACGGTTTCGTTGCCGAAAAGCCTCTGA
- a CDS encoding HalD/BesD family halogenase has translation MPRTETTIEIEEHLRAATEAADPSFLHRLYEEQNEFVRLERFIPQPVVERCVREVERLEGDIHRNYVPGHKQGGSVSYYMIRQKAPGILALYRSEALRSFLNQLIGGERIEWCPEDDPHSCALYYYTKPGDHIGFHYDTSYYKGARYTVLIGLVEQSEHCRLVARVRKGTAPPEISETRIAMEPGTMVVFNGDKLWHAVTPLGAHERRVVLTLQYVTDRRMGPLNKLFSNMKDAFAYFGPAVFMPRAKSR, from the coding sequence ATGCCGCGAACGGAGACCACGATAGAGATCGAAGAGCATCTTCGTGCAGCAACCGAAGCAGCCGATCCGTCATTTCTTCATCGGCTGTACGAGGAGCAGAATGAGTTCGTTCGGCTTGAGCGATTCATTCCTCAGCCGGTGGTCGAACGGTGTGTGCGAGAAGTCGAACGGCTGGAGGGCGACATTCATCGGAACTATGTCCCCGGACATAAACAGGGCGGGAGCGTGAGTTATTACATGATCCGGCAGAAGGCACCGGGAATTCTCGCCCTCTATCGTTCGGAAGCGCTTCGGTCGTTCTTGAATCAATTGATCGGAGGAGAGCGTATCGAGTGGTGTCCGGAGGATGATCCGCATTCCTGCGCCTTGTATTACTACACGAAACCGGGTGACCACATCGGTTTTCACTACGACACCTCTTATTACAAAGGCGCCCGCTATACAGTGTTGATTGGATTGGTGGAACAGTCCGAACACTGCCGGTTAGTGGCCCGCGTGCGCAAGGGGACGGCTCCGCCCGAGATCAGCGAAACGCGCATTGCGATGGAGCCGGGAACGATGGTGGTCTTCAACGGCGACAAACTCTGGCACGCGGTGACGCCGTTGGGGGCCCATGAGCGGCGGGTCGTCTTGACATTGCAGTACGTCACCGACCGACGGATGGGACCGTTGAACAAGCTGTTTTCAAACATGAAGGATGCGTTTGCCTACTTCGGTCCCGCCGTATTCATGCCGCGAGCCAAATCGAGGTGA
- a CDS encoding PepSY domain-containing protein has translation MRRLSLRSVMLTILLAAGVLIAGESASAGDKGKKDKVEMAQAAKVSIEQAIQTASEKVSGKVIEAELERKHKTLVWEVEVVTPEHKIMEVHIDAESGAVIDVEEETPKKIRSPKER, from the coding sequence ATGCGACGACTTTCATTGAGATCGGTGATGCTGACGATCTTGCTTGCAGCCGGTGTCCTGATCGCCGGCGAATCGGCCTCCGCGGGCGACAAGGGCAAGAAAGATAAGGTCGAGATGGCGCAGGCGGCTAAGGTGTCGATTGAACAAGCCATCCAAACCGCCTCGGAGAAGGTATCGGGCAAGGTCATCGAAGCCGAACTGGAACGCAAGCACAAGACGCTCGTGTGGGAGGTCGAGGTCGTGACGCCCGAACACAAAATTATGGAGGTCCACATCGATGCGGAGAGCGGGGCCGTCATCGACGTGGAGGAAGAAACGCCCAAAAAAATCCGCTCGCCCAAAGAACGGTAG
- a CDS encoding sigma-54 interaction domain-containing protein — MSSEQPVWHRHSAKEGDSGEQGHVPPFRDPILLARLEAITQLAGGLTDRVAVMDRHFNVVYANGPAWSSAAAKESESQRAKCYEAFAHRSDPCGTCPAIKVFEAPDVRSVSCSIGGDGTACGMHQAFPLVTGEGDVGSMLVLFKDERERTASGQVSPEQESGPGARDSLGELIGRSPAMQRLFDMVALVAESSATVLIQGESGTGKELLAKTIHALSRRKDKPFIVVDCGALPETLLESELFGHVKGAFTGAVANKRGLFEEADSGTIFLDEIADTTPVFQAKLLRVLQEGEIRPVGGTKPIKVDVRVISATNRDLTDLVKEKAFRQDLYYRLAVLPLYVPPLRDRREDIPLLAEHFIARSCRRHQQPVRTLSDRAKQALSKAAWPGNVRELQHYIERAVVTTAGSAIDCDDLIILDAPDEGEDLRSATRGVIAQTERARIVDTLKKTGGNRAKAAKLLKISRASLYNKLRAYGIE; from the coding sequence ATGAGTAGCGAGCAACCGGTCTGGCACCGTCATTCAGCCAAGGAGGGGGACTCGGGGGAGCAAGGGCACGTTCCACCGTTTCGCGATCCTATCCTCTTGGCGCGGCTTGAGGCGATCACCCAACTCGCCGGCGGGTTGACCGATCGCGTGGCGGTCATGGACCGCCATTTTAACGTGGTGTACGCGAACGGGCCGGCGTGGTCGTCCGCGGCGGCCAAGGAATCGGAGAGCCAGCGGGCCAAGTGCTACGAAGCCTTCGCCCATCGATCCGACCCGTGCGGGACCTGTCCGGCGATCAAGGTGTTCGAGGCGCCGGACGTGCGGTCGGTCTCTTGTTCCATCGGAGGCGATGGAACGGCCTGCGGGATGCACCAAGCGTTTCCGCTTGTCACCGGCGAGGGCGACGTCGGTTCGATGTTGGTGCTGTTCAAGGACGAGCGCGAGCGGACGGCGAGCGGTCAGGTTTCCCCCGAGCAGGAGAGCGGGCCGGGGGCGCGAGACTCGCTGGGGGAGTTGATCGGTCGGAGTCCGGCCATGCAGCGGCTCTTCGACATGGTGGCCCTTGTGGCGGAAAGCTCGGCGACGGTGCTGATCCAGGGGGAAAGTGGAACGGGCAAAGAACTGCTCGCGAAAACGATTCACGCTTTGAGCCGGAGGAAAGACAAACCCTTCATCGTCGTTGACTGCGGCGCTCTGCCGGAAACGCTGCTGGAAAGCGAGTTGTTCGGCCACGTGAAGGGCGCCTTTACCGGCGCGGTGGCGAATAAACGGGGCTTATTTGAGGAAGCCGACTCGGGGACAATTTTTCTTGACGAAATCGCCGACACCACGCCGGTGTTTCAGGCCAAGTTGCTGCGCGTGCTGCAAGAGGGTGAGATCAGGCCCGTCGGCGGGACCAAGCCGATCAAGGTCGACGTGCGGGTCATTTCCGCGACCAATAGAGATCTCACGGATCTTGTCAAAGAAAAGGCGTTTCGACAGGACTTGTATTATCGTCTGGCGGTCTTGCCGCTCTATGTGCCTCCGCTCCGCGATCGAAGGGAAGACATCCCCCTGCTGGCGGAACACTTCATCGCCCGCTCGTGCCGAAGGCATCAGCAACCGGTCCGCACGTTGTCGGATCGGGCGAAGCAGGCGTTGAGCAAAGCCGCATGGCCCGGAAACGTGAGGGAGCTGCAACACTACATCGAACGGGCCGTCGTGACGACCGCCGGGTCGGCGATCGACTGCGACGATCTTATCATCCTTGATGCCCCTGACGAAGGGGAAGACTTGCGTTCGGCGACCCGCGGGGTGATCGCCCAGACCGAGCGGGCCCGCATCGTCGACACGCTCAAGAAAACCGGCGGCAACCGGGCCAAGGCGGCCAAGTTGCTCAAGATCAGCCGAGCAAGTCTGTACAACAAGCTGCGCGCCTACGGCATCGAGTAA
- a CDS encoding response regulator yields the protein MATVTRGRVAVMLIVEDDREMLSLLCDEFWGSDYQLRQARDGDEAFRMVMESVPDVILTDLRMPAGGPDYISRLRTIAPRCPIIVMTAFGDARAEQDVLRAGANAYFNKPVRISELKACVQRLLNHQGS from the coding sequence ATGGCGACCGTGACAAGAGGAAGGGTAGCCGTCATGCTGATCGTCGAGGATGACCGAGAGATGCTCAGTCTGCTCTGTGACGAATTTTGGGGCTCCGACTATCAGTTGCGGCAGGCGAGGGACGGCGATGAAGCCTTTCGGATGGTGATGGAGTCCGTGCCGGATGTGATCCTCACCGACCTCCGCATGCCGGCCGGAGGGCCGGACTATATCAGTCGGTTGAGGACGATCGCTCCCCGGTGTCCCATCATCGTAATGACGGCGTTCGGTGACGCGCGGGCCGAGCAGGACGTCTTGAGGGCTGGCGCCAATGCCTATTTTAACAAGCCGGTACGCATCTCGGAGTTGAAAGCCTGTGTGCAACGACTGTTAAATCACCAAGGATCATGA